In the Acidovorax sp. A79 genome, one interval contains:
- a CDS encoding ChaN family lipoprotein yields the protein MHTQHPSTFAPSSAPARGRWRACTLAWAAATAAALSACASPESSAPVSPAAWPARLEALLPADVLLLGEKHDAPEHQRLQREAVQWLAARGQLAALVLEMAERGNGTTGLPRDATPDQVQAALQWKDAAWPWQAYGPVVMAAVAAGVPVLGGNLPRAGMRAAMGESAWDRHLPAAALQRQHEALREGHCGLLPEAQIAPMARIQIARDASMARTAREALRPGQTVLLVAGGGHVLRSLGVPTHWPSDLRSKVALAQAGKAQEAIKNEADAVIETPAPPPRDHCAELRQQWGQGARTGG from the coding sequence ATGCACACACAGCACCCGAGCACCTTTGCACCGTCTTCGGCCCCGGCCCGTGGCCGCTGGCGGGCTTGTACGCTGGCCTGGGCCGCCGCCACGGCGGCGGCGCTGAGCGCCTGCGCCAGCCCTGAATCCAGCGCCCCGGTGTCGCCCGCCGCCTGGCCCGCGCGCCTTGAGGCCCTGCTGCCCGCCGACGTGCTGCTGCTGGGCGAAAAACACGATGCCCCCGAGCACCAGCGCCTGCAGCGCGAGGCCGTGCAGTGGCTGGCGGCGCGCGGACAGCTGGCGGCCCTGGTGCTGGAGATGGCCGAGCGCGGGAACGGCACCACCGGCCTGCCCCGTGACGCCACCCCGGACCAGGTGCAGGCCGCCCTGCAATGGAAGGACGCCGCCTGGCCCTGGCAGGCCTATGGCCCCGTGGTGATGGCAGCCGTGGCCGCCGGCGTGCCGGTGCTGGGCGGCAACCTGCCGCGCGCGGGCATGCGCGCGGCGATGGGCGAATCCGCGTGGGACCGGCACCTGCCCGCCGCCGCGCTGCAGCGCCAGCACGAGGCGCTGCGCGAGGGCCACTGCGGCCTGCTGCCCGAGGCGCAGATCGCCCCCATGGCCCGCATCCAGATCGCGCGCGACGCCAGCATGGCCCGCACCGCGCGGGAGGCCCTGCGCCCCGGCCAGACCGTGCTGCTGGTGGCCGGCGGCGGCCATGTGCTGCGCAGCCTGGGCGTGCCCACGCACTGGCCCTCGGATCTCAGGTCAAAGGTGGCCCTGGCGCAAGCAGGCAAAGCGCAGGAAGCTATCAAAAACGAAGCAGATGCGGTGATCGAGACCCCCGCCCCGCCGCCCCGAGACCATTGCGCGGAACTGCGCCAGCAGTGGGGCCAGGGCGCGCGCACGGGCGGCTGA
- a CDS encoding type IV pili methyl-accepting chemotaxis transducer N-terminal domain-containing protein, with amino-acid sequence MRSKPTLTTKLLAMGGGFLLVALASISLTLWVTWKLEGGAAAVNEAGRLRMNMLRMVLVLQTEPPEAVQERARLFDASLELLRTGDPSRPLFVPWSAETRTRFDAIRAQWAQARSGWVATQPPDRARTLAQADAFVQQVDGFVDAIELQIAGWTAALHLFQLFMMALAIVAAVTFMAVSYLLVINPVARLQQAQARLRQGELGTRLPVDTDDEFGQLSAGFNLMAHALQASHDELEHKVRDKTASIAVKNQRLAALYEVSALASTAGSLELLAQGFVQQIRRVAGADAAAVRWSNEANERYVLLAGDGLPRSMADGEHCLHTGSCLCGQPQAQARTRVIPITPSTHVALPHCREAGFETMVTIPVQMQQRLLGEVDLFFRSQVELTDELRDLLEAMTRHLASAMEGLRATALEREAAVAEERSLLARELHDSIAQSLAFLKIQTQLLRDAVARGDEAKRDRSIGELDVGVRECYADVRELLVHFRTRTSEEDIESALRATLSKFEHQTGMATVLSMVGHGLPLPPDLQIQVLHMVQEALSNVRKHSGATRVELLVHRHPRWRFEVQDNGKGFDVASVPPDSLHVGLGIMRERAQRVGAALQVESAPGQGTRVCIELPTVTAAAPMPAPPAHPPATPPSVARASRGTPPGADTPSAAATSPVAAHAP; translated from the coding sequence ATGCGCTCCAAGCCCACCCTGACCACCAAGCTCCTGGCGATGGGTGGAGGCTTTCTGCTCGTGGCCCTGGCCTCCATCAGCCTCACGCTGTGGGTGACCTGGAAGCTGGAGGGCGGCGCGGCCGCCGTCAATGAGGCGGGCCGGCTGCGCATGAACATGCTGCGCATGGTGCTGGTGCTGCAGACCGAACCGCCCGAGGCGGTGCAGGAGCGCGCCCGCCTGTTCGATGCGAGCCTGGAGCTGCTGCGCACGGGCGATCCTTCGCGGCCGCTGTTCGTGCCCTGGAGCGCCGAGACGCGCACGCGCTTCGACGCGATCCGCGCGCAGTGGGCGCAGGCGCGCAGCGGCTGGGTGGCCACGCAGCCACCCGACCGCGCGCGTACGCTGGCGCAGGCCGACGCGTTCGTGCAGCAGGTGGACGGCTTCGTCGACGCGATCGAGCTGCAGATCGCGGGCTGGACGGCCGCGCTGCACCTGTTCCAGCTGTTCATGATGGCGCTGGCCATCGTGGCGGCCGTGACCTTCATGGCCGTGAGCTACCTGCTCGTCATCAACCCCGTGGCGCGCCTGCAGCAGGCCCAGGCCCGGCTGCGCCAGGGCGAGCTGGGCACGCGCCTGCCGGTCGATACCGATGACGAGTTCGGCCAGCTCTCGGCGGGCTTCAACCTCATGGCGCACGCGCTGCAGGCCTCGCACGACGAGCTGGAGCACAAGGTGCGCGACAAGACCGCCAGCATCGCCGTGAAGAACCAGCGCCTGGCCGCGCTGTACGAGGTGAGCGCGCTGGCGTCCACCGCGGGCAGCCTGGAGCTGCTGGCCCAGGGCTTCGTGCAGCAGATCCGCCGCGTGGCCGGGGCCGACGCGGCGGCCGTGCGCTGGTCCAACGAGGCCAACGAACGCTATGTGCTGCTGGCCGGTGACGGCCTGCCGCGCTCCATGGCCGACGGTGAGCACTGCCTGCACACGGGCAGCTGCCTGTGCGGCCAGCCCCAGGCCCAGGCGCGCACGCGGGTCATTCCCATCACGCCGTCCACCCACGTCGCGCTGCCCCACTGCCGCGAAGCGGGCTTTGAAACCATGGTGACCATCCCCGTGCAGATGCAGCAGCGCCTGCTGGGCGAGGTGGACCTGTTCTTCCGCTCCCAGGTCGAGCTGACCGACGAGCTGCGCGACCTGCTCGAAGCCATGACGCGCCACCTGGCCAGCGCCATGGAGGGCCTGCGCGCGACGGCGCTCGAGCGCGAGGCGGCGGTGGCCGAGGAGCGCAGCCTGCTGGCGCGCGAACTGCACGACTCCATCGCGCAGTCGCTGGCCTTCCTCAAGATCCAGACCCAGCTGCTGCGCGACGCGGTGGCGCGCGGCGACGAGGCCAAGCGCGACCGCAGCATCGGCGAGCTGGACGTGGGCGTGCGCGAGTGTTATGCCGACGTGCGCGAGCTGCTGGTGCACTTTCGCACGCGCACCAGCGAGGAGGACATCGAGTCCGCCCTGCGCGCCACGCTGTCCAAGTTCGAGCACCAGACCGGCATGGCCACCGTGCTCAGCATGGTGGGCCATGGGCTGCCGCTGCCGCCGGACCTGCAGATCCAGGTGCTGCACATGGTGCAGGAAGCGCTGTCGAACGTGCGCAAGCATTCGGGCGCCACGCGCGTGGAACTGCTGGTGCACCGGCACCCGCGCTGGCGCTTCGAGGTGCAGGACAACGGCAAGGGCTTCGACGTGGCCAGCGTGCCGCCCGACTCGCTGCACGTGGGCCTGGGCATCATGCGCGAGCGGGCCCAGCGCGTGGGGGCGGCCCTGCAGGTCGAATCCGCGCCGGGCCAGGGCACGCGCGTGTGCATCGAGCTGCCCACGGTGACGGCCGCCGCCCCCATGCCTGCGCCGCCGGCGCACCCGCCCGCCACCCCGCCATCCGTGGCCCGCGCCTCGCGCGGCACGCCGCCTGGCGCGGACACCCCCTCTGCCGCAGCCACCAGCCCGGTGGCGGCGCACGCACCATGA
- a CDS encoding response regulator: MQPPVTLLVVDDHTLFRRGLIALLGQDAGLLVLGEAGDAAEALRLAPQLRPQVILLDNHLPGVMGVDAIRGLREVAPASRVLMLTVSEDSQDLAAALRNGAQGYLLKTIDGDLLAQAIRRAARGEPVVSPELMGKLVAAFQSQGAPEAPPAHALASAPAPLQADPAGGVAPLSPREEDVLREIARGASNKEIARTLDIAETTVKIHVQHILRKLGLTSRVQAAVYASDRQRTE, encoded by the coding sequence GTGCAGCCGCCGGTGACCCTGCTCGTGGTGGACGACCACACGCTGTTCCGCCGGGGGCTGATCGCCCTGCTGGGGCAGGACGCGGGCCTCCTGGTGCTGGGCGAGGCGGGCGACGCCGCCGAGGCGCTGCGCCTGGCGCCCCAGCTGCGGCCCCAGGTGATCCTGCTGGACAACCACCTGCCCGGCGTGATGGGCGTGGACGCCATCCGGGGGCTGCGCGAAGTGGCGCCCGCATCGCGCGTGCTCATGCTCACCGTGAGCGAGGATTCGCAAGACCTGGCCGCCGCGCTGCGCAATGGCGCGCAGGGCTACCTGCTCAAGACCATCGACGGCGACCTGCTCGCCCAGGCCATCCGCCGCGCGGCACGCGGCGAGCCGGTGGTCAGCCCCGAGCTCATGGGCAAGCTGGTGGCGGCGTTCCAGTCGCAAGGCGCGCCCGAGGCGCCGCCAGCCCACGCCCTGGCGTCCGCGCCCGCGCCGCTGCAGGCCGATCCCGCGGGCGGTGTGGCGCCGCTCTCGCCGCGCGAGGAGGACGTGCTGCGCGAGATCGCGCGCGGCGCGAGCAACAAGGAAATCGCGCGCACCCTGGACATCGCCGAGACCACGGTGAAGATCCACGTGCAGCACATCCTGCGCAAGCTGGGCCTCACCTCGCGCGTGCAGGCGGCGGTCTACGCCTCGGACCGCCAGCGCACGGAGTAG
- a CDS encoding nitrate/nitrite transporter — protein MAHTTLPPGESPQRTRQAWSVLIVSTFAFTVCFMVWMMFGVIGIPIKKMLNLNSTQFGLLMSMPVLTGSLVRVPLGIWTDRFGGRIVMAAVMATTVPAIWMMGYATEYWHFLTIGLFVGLAGGSFSVGTPYVARWFPKHRQGTAMGVYGAGNSGAAVNKFVAPVLLVAFGWTMVPQVYAAIMLGTLVLFWLFSYSDPAHLVGSNVKFTDQLKALKDPKVLKYCQYYSIVFGGYVALSLWMVQYYVGEFGLDIRVAALLAACFSLPGGVLRAIGGMLSDKYGAHSVTWWVMWVSWICLFLLSYPQTDFTIATVNGPKTFHIGLNVYLFTGLMFLLGIAWAFGKASVFKYISDDYPHNIGAISGIVGLAGGLGGFILPILFGALMDLTGIRSSAFMLMYGVVWVSLIWMYFTEVRNTRLMGSPNAAAPAGAR, from the coding sequence ATGGCACACACCACCTTGCCCCCGGGCGAAAGCCCACAGCGCACCCGCCAGGCCTGGTCGGTGCTGATCGTCAGCACCTTCGCATTCACCGTCTGCTTCATGGTCTGGATGATGTTCGGCGTCATCGGCATCCCCATCAAGAAGATGCTCAACCTGAACTCCACGCAGTTCGGGCTGCTCATGTCCATGCCCGTGCTCACGGGCTCGCTGGTGCGCGTGCCGCTGGGCATCTGGACCGACCGCTTCGGCGGCCGCATCGTGATGGCCGCCGTGATGGCGACCACCGTGCCCGCCATCTGGATGATGGGCTACGCCACCGAGTACTGGCACTTCCTCACCATCGGCCTGTTCGTGGGGCTGGCGGGGGGCTCGTTCTCGGTGGGCACGCCCTACGTGGCGCGCTGGTTCCCCAAGCACCGCCAGGGCACGGCCATGGGCGTGTACGGCGCGGGCAACTCGGGCGCGGCGGTGAACAAGTTCGTGGCCCCGGTGCTGCTGGTGGCCTTTGGCTGGACCATGGTGCCGCAGGTGTACGCGGCCATCATGCTGGGCACGCTGGTGCTGTTCTGGCTGTTCAGCTACAGCGACCCGGCCCACCTGGTGGGAAGCAACGTCAAGTTCACCGACCAGCTCAAGGCGCTCAAGGACCCCAAGGTACTCAAGTACTGCCAGTACTACAGCATCGTGTTCGGCGGCTACGTGGCGCTGTCGCTGTGGATGGTGCAGTACTACGTGGGCGAGTTCGGCCTGGACATCCGCGTGGCGGCGTTGCTGGCCGCCTGCTTCTCGCTGCCCGGCGGCGTGCTGCGCGCCATCGGCGGCATGCTGTCTGACAAGTACGGCGCCCACAGCGTGACCTGGTGGGTGATGTGGGTGAGCTGGATCTGCCTGTTCCTGCTGAGCTACCCGCAGACCGACTTCACCATCGCCACCGTCAACGGCCCGAAGACCTTCCACATCGGCCTGAACGTCTACCTGTTCACCGGCCTGATGTTCCTGCTGGGCATTGCCTGGGCCTTCGGCAAGGCCAGTGTCTTCAAGTACATCAGCGACGACTACCCCCACAACATCGGCGCCATCAGCGGCATCGTGGGCCTGGCCGGCGGGCTGGGCGGCTTCATCCTGCCCATCCTGTTCGGCGCGCTGATGGACCTCACCGGCATCCGCTCCAGCGCTTTCATGCTGATGTACGGCGTGGTGTGGGTCTCGCTGATCTGGATGTACTTCACCGAAGTGCGCAACACCCGTCTCATGGGCTCGCCGAACGCCGCCGCACCGGCTGGCGCCCGCTGA
- a CDS encoding NarK family nitrate/nitrite MFS transporter, with protein sequence MSATTTSGRQGRLLTLWAPEDKSFWEREGEAVAKLNLWISVPALFLAFAIWQVWSVVAVSLPGLGFKYSTNQLFWLAAAPALSGATLRIFYSFMVPLVGGRRWTAISTASLLIPAIGIGFAVQDNTTAYPTMLILALLCGLGGGNFSSSMANISFFFPKERKGSALGVNAGLGNLGVSVVQFLTPLVVTAGIFGIFGGEGQTIVKNGQTVQVWTQNAAFIWVPWIALTALAAWFGMNDIADARASFAAQAAIFRRKHNWLMCVLYLGTFGSFIGYAAGFPLLIKSQFPGVNPLAYAWLGPLVGAVIRPFGGWLADKLGGARVTLWNFIVMAIAVVGVTFFLPSGGPGGNEGQFAGFFVCFLVLFLTTGIGNGSTFRMIPVIFLTEAMRGVDRNDPAAIAHANKEGNTLGAATLGFTAAMAAYGGFFIPKSYGSSIALTGSPHAALWTFFAFYIVCIVITWWHYARKNAAMPC encoded by the coding sequence ATGTCTGCCACCACCACCAGCGGGCGCCAGGGGCGCCTGCTCACCCTCTGGGCTCCGGAGGACAAGTCGTTCTGGGAGCGCGAAGGCGAGGCCGTCGCCAAGCTCAACCTGTGGATCTCGGTGCCCGCGCTGTTCCTGGCCTTCGCCATCTGGCAGGTCTGGAGCGTGGTCGCCGTGAGCCTGCCGGGCCTCGGGTTCAAGTATTCGACCAACCAGCTGTTCTGGCTGGCGGCGGCGCCCGCGCTCTCGGGTGCCACGCTGCGCATCTTCTATTCATTCATGGTGCCGCTCGTGGGCGGACGCCGCTGGACGGCGATCTCCACCGCCTCGCTGCTGATCCCCGCCATCGGCATCGGCTTTGCGGTGCAGGACAACACCACGGCCTACCCCACCATGCTCATCCTGGCGCTGCTGTGTGGCCTGGGCGGCGGCAACTTCAGCTCCAGCATGGCCAACATCAGCTTCTTCTTTCCGAAGGAGCGCAAGGGCTCGGCGCTGGGGGTGAACGCGGGCCTCGGTAACCTGGGCGTGTCGGTGGTGCAGTTCCTGACCCCGCTCGTGGTCACGGCCGGCATCTTCGGCATCTTTGGCGGCGAAGGCCAGACCATTGTGAAGAACGGCCAGACCGTGCAGGTGTGGACGCAGAACGCCGCCTTCATCTGGGTGCCATGGATCGCGCTGACGGCGCTGGCCGCCTGGTTCGGCATGAACGACATCGCCGACGCGCGCGCCTCGTTCGCCGCGCAGGCCGCGATCTTCAGGCGCAAGCACAACTGGCTGATGTGCGTGCTGTACCTGGGCACCTTCGGCTCGTTCATCGGCTATGCGGCGGGCTTTCCGCTGCTCATCAAGAGCCAGTTCCCCGGCGTGAACCCCCTGGCCTACGCCTGGCTGGGCCCGCTGGTGGGCGCCGTGATCCGCCCCTTTGGCGGCTGGCTGGCCGACAAGCTCGGCGGTGCGCGCGTCACGCTGTGGAACTTCATCGTCATGGCCATCGCGGTGGTGGGCGTCACGTTCTTCCTGCCCTCCGGCGGCCCCGGCGGCAACGAAGGCCAGTTCGCGGGTTTCTTCGTGTGTTTCCTGGTGCTGTTCCTCACCACCGGCATCGGCAACGGCTCCACCTTCCGCATGATCCCCGTGATCTTCCTGACCGAAGCCATGCGCGGCGTGGACCGCAACGACCCGGCCGCCATCGCGCATGCCAACAAGGAAGGCAACACCCTGGGCGCGGCCACGCTGGGCTTCACCGCCGCCATGGCCGCCTACGGCGGGTTCTTCATTCCCAAGAGCTATGGCAGCTCGATTGCCCTGACCGGCAGCCCCCATGCCGCGCTGTGGACGTTCTTCGCGTTCTACATCGTCTGCATCGTCATCACCTGGTGGCACTACGCGCGCAAGAACGCCGCCATGCCTTGCTGA
- a CDS encoding nitrate reductase subunit alpha: protein MSHFLDRLSYFSQPRETFAQGHGETNGEDRTWEDAYRDRWAHDKIVRSTHGVNCTGSCSWKIYVKGGIVTWETQQTDYPRTRPDLPNHEPRGCARGASYSWYLYSANRVKYPMVRGRLLKHWRAAIALAKSPVDAWASIVENDASKREWQKQRGLGGFVRSTWDEVNQMIAAANVYTIKKHGPDRIIGFSPIPAMSMISYAAGSRYLSLIGGVCMSFYDWYCDLPPSSPQTWGEQTDVPESADWYNSSYIIAWGSNVPQTRTPDAHFLTEVRYKGTKVVSITPDYSEVAKLGDLWMHPKQGTDAAVAMAMGHVILKEFYFKDGGKGRSAYFDDYARRYTDLPLLVVLKEKTLPDGRTVMVPDRYVRASDFPGQLDQSNNPDWKTVGYDELGQVTLPNGSIGFRWGADGRPDQGLWNLENKEARTGNTVKLKLSVIEDGAQAHDVADVAFPYFGGVATPNFTANEQGGDVMVRRVPVSHLELAGHEAQGRVMVATVFDLLAGNYGIDRGLPGEEPGGGYDADRPYTPAWQEAITGVPREQIITVARQFADNADKTHGKSMVIIGAAMNHWYHCDMNYRGIINMLMLCGCIGQSGGGWAHYVGQEKLRPQTGWTALAFALDWIRPSRQMNSTSFFYAHTDQWRYEKLGMEEILSPLADKKAYHGAQIDYNVRAERMGWLPSAPQLKTNPMQVAKDAAAAGMDAKDYVVKSLKDGTLTMSCEDPDHPSNWPRNMFVWRSNILGSSGKGHEYFLKHLLGTTHGVQGKDLGKDEAKPEEVQWHTHAPEGKLDLLVTLDFRMSTTCLYSDIVLPTATWYEKNDLNTSDMHPFIHPLSTAVDPAWQAKSDWEIYKGFAKAVSEVSVGHLGVEKDVVLTPIMHDTPGEMAQPYGVRDWKNGECELIPGKTAPQVTVVERDYPNLYKRFTALGPLMDKAGNGGKGIGWNTQTEVGQLGDLNGRVKEEGVTQGMPRIVTDIDATEVVMMLAPETNGHVACKAWEALGKQTGRDHVHLALHREDEKIRFRDIQAQPRKIISSPTWSGLESEKVSYNAGYTNVHEYIPWRTLTGRQQFYQDHPWMRDFGEGFVSYRPPVHLKTLHEVEGKKPNGNKEIQLNFITPHQKWGIHSTYSDNLMMLTLNRGGSVVWLSEDDAKVAGIVDNDWVELFNANGAIAARAVVSQRVNPGMVMMYHSQEKIINTPGSEITGTRGGIHNSVTRIVLKPTHMIGGYAQYSYGFNYYGTIGTNRDEFVLVRKMDRVDWLDDEPVSSTAAHA from the coding sequence ATGAGCCATTTCCTCGATCGCCTTTCGTACTTCTCGCAGCCCCGCGAGACCTTTGCCCAGGGCCACGGCGAAACCAACGGTGAAGACCGCACCTGGGAAGACGCCTACCGCGACCGCTGGGCGCACGACAAGATCGTGCGCAGCACGCACGGCGTGAACTGCACGGGCAGCTGCAGCTGGAAGATCTACGTCAAGGGCGGCATCGTCACCTGGGAAACCCAGCAGACCGACTACCCCCGCACCCGGCCCGACCTGCCCAACCACGAGCCCCGTGGCTGCGCGCGCGGCGCCAGCTACAGCTGGTACCTGTACAGCGCCAACCGCGTGAAATACCCCATGGTGCGTGGCCGCCTGCTCAAGCACTGGCGCGCCGCCATTGCCCTGGCCAAGAGCCCGGTGGACGCCTGGGCCAGCATCGTCGAGAACGACGCTTCCAAGCGCGAATGGCAAAAGCAGCGCGGCCTGGGCGGCTTCGTGCGCAGCACCTGGGACGAAGTCAACCAGATGATCGCTGCGGCCAATGTCTACACGATCAAGAAACACGGCCCGGACCGCATCATCGGCTTCTCGCCCATCCCGGCGATGTCGATGATTTCGTACGCCGCTGGCAGCCGCTACCTGAGCCTGATCGGCGGCGTGTGCATGAGTTTTTACGACTGGTACTGCGACCTGCCTCCCAGCAGCCCGCAGACCTGGGGCGAGCAGACCGACGTGCCCGAGTCGGCCGACTGGTACAACAGCTCGTACATCATTGCCTGGGGCTCCAACGTGCCCCAGACGCGCACGCCCGATGCCCACTTCTTGACCGAGGTGCGCTACAAGGGCACCAAGGTGGTGTCCATCACGCCCGACTATTCCGAAGTCGCCAAGCTCGGCGACCTCTGGATGCACCCCAAGCAGGGCACCGACGCCGCCGTGGCCATGGCCATGGGCCATGTGATCCTGAAGGAGTTCTACTTCAAGGACGGCGGCAAGGGCCGCTCGGCGTACTTTGACGACTACGCCCGCCGCTACACCGACCTGCCGCTCTTGGTGGTGCTCAAGGAAAAGACGCTGCCCGATGGCCGCACGGTGATGGTGCCCGACCGCTATGTGCGCGCCAGCGACTTCCCCGGCCAGCTCGACCAGTCCAACAATCCCGACTGGAAGACGGTGGGCTACGACGAGCTGGGCCAGGTCACGCTGCCCAATGGTTCCATCGGCTTTCGCTGGGGGGCCGACGGCCGCCCCGACCAGGGCCTGTGGAACCTGGAGAACAAAGAGGCACGCACCGGCAACACCGTCAAGCTCAAGCTGTCGGTGATCGAGGACGGCGCGCAGGCCCATGACGTGGCCGACGTCGCCTTCCCGTACTTTGGCGGTGTGGCAACGCCCAACTTCACGGCCAACGAACAAGGTGGCGACGTGATGGTGCGCCGCGTGCCGGTGTCCCACCTGGAGCTGGCCGGGCACGAAGCCCAGGGCCGCGTGATGGTGGCCACGGTGTTCGACCTGCTGGCGGGCAACTACGGCATCGACCGAGGCCTGCCCGGCGAAGAGCCCGGTGGCGGTTACGACGCCGACCGCCCCTACACCCCTGCCTGGCAAGAGGCCATCACCGGCGTGCCGCGCGAGCAGATCATCACCGTGGCGCGCCAGTTCGCCGACAACGCCGACAAGACGCATGGCAAGTCCATGGTGATCATCGGCGCGGCGATGAACCACTGGTACCACTGCGACATGAACTACCGCGGCATCATCAACATGCTGATGCTGTGCGGCTGCATCGGCCAGAGCGGTGGCGGCTGGGCGCACTACGTGGGCCAGGAAAAGCTGCGGCCCCAGACCGGCTGGACGGCGCTGGCGTTTGCGCTGGATTGGATCCGCCCATCCCGCCAGATGAACAGCACGAGCTTCTTCTACGCCCACACCGACCAGTGGCGCTACGAGAAGCTGGGCATGGAGGAAATCCTCTCGCCCCTGGCCGACAAGAAGGCCTACCACGGTGCGCAGATCGACTACAACGTGCGCGCCGAGCGCATGGGCTGGCTGCCATCGGCTCCCCAGCTCAAGACCAATCCCATGCAGGTGGCCAAGGATGCCGCTGCCGCGGGTATGGACGCGAAGGATTACGTCGTCAAGTCTCTGAAGGACGGCACGCTCACGATGAGCTGCGAAGACCCGGACCATCCGTCCAACTGGCCGCGCAACATGTTCGTGTGGCGCTCCAACATCCTGGGCTCGTCGGGCAAGGGGCATGAATACTTCCTCAAGCACCTGCTGGGCACCACCCACGGCGTGCAGGGCAAGGACCTGGGCAAGGACGAAGCCAAGCCCGAGGAAGTGCAGTGGCACACCCACGCGCCCGAAGGCAAGCTGGACCTGCTGGTCACGCTCGATTTCCGCATGAGCACCACCTGCCTGTACTCCGACATCGTGCTGCCCACGGCCACCTGGTATGAGAAGAACGACCTCAACACCAGCGACATGCACCCCTTCATCCATCCGCTGTCCACCGCGGTGGACCCTGCCTGGCAGGCCAAGAGCGACTGGGAGATCTACAAAGGTTTCGCCAAGGCCGTGAGCGAGGTCAGCGTGGGCCACCTCGGCGTCGAAAAGGACGTGGTGCTCACGCCCATCATGCACGACACCCCCGGTGAAATGGCGCAGCCCTATGGCGTGCGCGACTGGAAGAACGGCGAGTGCGAACTCATCCCCGGCAAGACCGCGCCGCAGGTCACGGTGGTCGAGCGCGACTACCCTAACCTCTACAAGCGCTTCACCGCCCTGGGCCCCTTGATGGACAAGGCAGGCAACGGCGGCAAGGGCATCGGCTGGAACACGCAGACCGAAGTCGGCCAATTGGGCGACCTGAACGGCCGTGTGAAGGAAGAGGGCGTGACGCAAGGCATGCCCCGCATCGTGACCGACATCGACGCCACCGAAGTGGTGATGATGCTGGCCCCCGAAACCAACGGCCACGTGGCCTGCAAGGCCTGGGAGGCCCTGGGCAAGCAGACCGGGCGCGACCACGTGCACCTGGCGCTGCACCGCGAGGACGAGAAGATCCGCTTCCGCGACATCCAGGCGCAGCCGCGCAAGATCATCAGCTCGCCCACCTGGTCGGGGCTGGAGAGCGAAAAGGTCAGCTACAACGCCGGCTACACCAACGTGCACGAGTACATCCCATGGCGCACCCTCACGGGCCGCCAGCAGTTCTACCAGGACCACCCGTGGATGCGTGACTTCGGCGAAGGCTTTGTGAGCTACCGCCCACCGGTGCACCTGAAGACGCTGCACGAGGTCGAAGGCAAGAAGCCCAACGGCAACAAGGAAATCCAGCTGAACTTCATCACGCCGCACCAGAAGTGGGGCATCCACAGCACGTACAGCGACAACCTGATGATGCTCACGCTGAACCGGGGTGGCTCGGTGGTGTGGCTGAGCGAAGACGACGCCAAGGTCGCCGGCATCGTGGACAACGACTGGGTCGAACTCTTCAACGCCAACGGCGCCATCGCCGCCCGCGCGGTGGTGAGCCAGCGCGTGAACCCCGGCATGGTGATGATGTACCACTCGCAAGAGAAGATCATCAACACCCCCGGCTCCGAGATCACCGGCACGCGCGGCGGCATCCACAACTCGGTCACCCGCATCGTGCTCAAACCCACCCACATGATTGGTGGCTACGCGCAGTACAGCTACGGCTTCAACTACTACGGAACCATCGGCACCAACCGCGACGAGTTCGTGCTGGTGCGCAAGATGGACCGCGTGGACTGGCTCGACGATGAGCCCGTGTCCAGCACGGCAGCCCACGCCTGA